The proteins below are encoded in one region of Gadus macrocephalus chromosome 14, ASM3116895v1:
- the LOC132472013 gene encoding small EDRK-rich factor 2-like — MTRGNQRELARAKNAKKGGDKGKKAEDGLSAAARKQRDAEIMQQKQKKANDPPGAKAPEPAK; from the exons ATGACCA GAGGAAACCAGCGTGAGCTTGCACGAGCGAAGAATGCCAAAAAGGGTGGCGACAAGGGCAAGAAGGCTGAAGACGGGTTGTCTGCCGCGGCCCGTAAGCAGAG GGATGCTGAGATAATGCAGCAAAAGCAGAAGAAAGCAAACGATCCCCCAGGTGCAAAGGCCCCTGAACCGGCTAAATAA
- the LOC132472058 gene encoding E3 ubiquitin-protein ligase TRIM39-like: MACANTSWSEENFSCSICLDVFNNPVTTACGHNFCRNCITKFWDEQVQYKCPVCNKLFNTRPDLQVNTFLSELAAQIRTTVQVKEQPCVEPAEVPCDVCTGTQQKAVKSCLMCFTSYCLTHLEPHQRVAGLKKHRLVEPMDRLEDRMCKKHDRLLELFCQTEQVCVCQFCTETDHKSHPVVPLTEEYEVKTAQLRKTETDVQQMIQERKQKIKEIKDTVELSNKEADREIAHGGQVFTALIGCVEKGRDDFNQTVQEKLKSTVKRAKDLIKVLEQEIEDLTDRSSEVKRLSHTEDHLHFLQTFRSLKDPPPTRDWTTVEVCPPSYVGTFWRSLDQLEETLNMEIKKLRDPELKRVQKYEVDVTLDPDTAHPTLIMSEDGKQVHDGGVVKKLPDNTKRFTEYAFVLTRQSFSSGRFYFEVQVKDNTTWWLGVARESIERKGETVWTPETGYWTLSYNNDGLVFNDDPDVDLPLRAELQKVGVFVDYDEGLVSFYDVEARVRIYSATGCIFTEPLYPFLYDGDINSAPLIISPVNQTD, translated from the coding sequence atggcctgtgctaacacttcctggtccgaagagaacttttcatgttccatctgtctggatgtgttcaacaATCCAGTTACCAccgcatgtggacacaacttctgcagaaactgtattacaaagttctgggatgaacaagtccagtacaaatgtcctgtttgcaacaagCTTTTCAACACAAGACCTGATCTACAGGTCAATACCTTCTTATCAGAGCTGGCTGCTCAGATTAGAACAACCGTACaagtaaaagagcagccttgtgttgaaccagcagaagttccctgtgacgtctgtactgggacccagcagaaggctgtgaagtcctgtCTAATGTGTTTTACCTCTTACTGCctaacccacctggagccacaccAGAGAGTCGCTggcctgaagaaacatcggctggtcgagcctatggaccgtctggaagacaggatgtgtaagaaacacgaccgacttctggagctcttctgccagactgaacaggtgtgtgtgtgtcagttctgcacagagacagaccacaagtcccatcctgttgtacctctaacGGAGGAATATGAAGTTAAGACGGCCCAGCTGCGGAAGACGGAGACTGACGTTCAGCAaatgatccaggagagaaaacaaaagattaaggagatcaaagacacagtggaactgagcaacaaagaagcagacagagagatagcccatggtgggcaggtcttcactgctctgataggctgtgttGAAAAGGGCCGGGATGATTTCAACCAAACGGTtcaagagaaactgaaatccacagtgAAACGAGCTAAAGACCTCATCAAAgtgctggagcaggaaatagaagatctgaccgatagaagctcagaggtgaagcggctctcacacactgaagaccacctccacttcctccagaccttcagatccctgaaggatcctccacccaccagggactggaccacggtggaggtctgtcctccgtcatacgtcgGGACCTTctggagatccctggatcagctggaggagacactgaacatggagataaAGAAGCTGCGTGAtcctgaactgaagagggtccagaagtatgaagtagatgtgactctggatcctgatacagctcatcccaCGCTCATcatgtctgaggatgggaaacaagtacatgatggaggtgtagtGAAGAAACTCCCAGACAACACTAAGAGATTTACAGAGTATGCATTtgttctcacgaggcagagcttctcttctgggagattttactttgaggtccaggttaaagacaacaCTACATGGTggttaggagtggccagagagtccatagAGAGAAAAGGTGAGACAGTGTGGACCCCTGAGACGGGTTACTGGACTCTTTCCTACAACAATGATGGGTTGGTATTTAATGATGACCCTGATGTTgatctccctctgagagctgagctccagaaggtgggggtgtttgttgattatgatgagggtctggtctccttctatgatgtggaagccagggttcgtatctactctgctactggctgcatcttcactgagcctctctatccattccTCTATGATGGTGATAtaaactctgcccccctgatcatctcacctgtcaatcaaacagactag
- the cnsta gene encoding consortin isoform X2 gives MDHGGSRDDEDEGEDELMKEVDESEESSGFIDSRSPSTPMTDSSFSETGSLLETPFSPGTSPVPSSPLNIGAAPGVSYPLYGPVQPGQQDPDVDSRFPNTVSGDAGGGFVSCTAGHTYTTGPVGSPRLTCTSTSGPAGPSTPPCIDGAITTAGIEALNSSSWSTTSETVHSTGPTCSNASVLGSDGEPMPPKTEGSTSTEACHVDLSTSVAGQISATTETPGTRPTPCSTEPFHSQTAPKGSVSLVTCAKGPSTSSTPGHTSMSAPTSATGPTPRPALLACLEELEHRADDNHLPQYLHQIAEAFVNQEDYRRAIWCIQLERLYHQRLLENLSSLQKQWERSCRSTSTSDLETQLDTLAHICQTHNRPAASNALCASLELLKASMTHDEKPPGELTSCTSGHLTEGELEVGQRDTETRLTGKMQPIKSSTGMDHFDDVRPTAGEESAGTSNGLGGRAVHTAPPITAGSGIPPATGAEMDWSKPAGSQGVEGEATQEKHREEEEERGSWESQEDAHALEMEDKGGGGEVEEEGGEAVPEDTELRGIEEVVPLLQQEAVAEENQWEVTQLGLHSQPWEEEGAQLEQEEQDYGPDIIKESYHLDDQAKLISVEEVMPACGLISILKKRSVCVSECPEPVKAAAKRRVRFKVADDGYNQEVGGGDSCLLLFLLCLVTVVISVGGTALYCALGDAHSTVCQDFSRNADFYVGQMQRGISHLQHWLAPGS, from the exons ATGGATCATGGTG GGAGCAGAGACGACGAGGACGAAGGTGAAGATGAGCTGATGAAGGAGGTGGACGAATCAGAGGAATCCTCCGGTTTTATTGACTCCCGGTCGCCAAGCACCCCCATGACcgactcctccttctccgaAACCG GCAGTCTGCTAGAGACCCCCTTCAGCCCAGGCACCAGCCCAGTGCCTTCCTCTCCTCTGAATATTGGGGCTGCTCCCGGGGTCTCGTACCCTCTATATGGCCCAGTGCAACCCGGTCAGCAGGATCCAGACGTGGACTCCCGTTTCCCAAACACTGTGTCTGGAGATGCAGGTGGAGGATTTGTTTCCTGCACCGCTGGGCACACCTACACGACTGGACCTGTTGGATCTCCTCGATTAACATGCACATCAACCTCGGGGCCCGCCGGCCCTTCCACGCCCCCGTGCATCGATGGAGCCATAACAACCGCCGGGATAGAGGCTTTGAACTCATCGAGTTGGTCCACTACCTCGGAGACGGTGCATTCCACCGGGCCTACCTGTAGCAACGCATCCGTCCTTGGTTCGGACGGGGAACCTATGCCTCCCAAAACAGAAGGCAGCACGTCAACAGAAGCTTGCCATGTAGATCTCTCCACTTCTGTTGCAGGACAGATCAGCGCCACGACCGAAACCCCTGGTACTCGACCCACCCCCTGCAGCACAGAACCCTTCCACTCTCAAACAGCACCCAAAGGATCCGTCTCCCTTGTCACCTGCGCCAAGgggccctccacctcctccacacccGGGCACACCTCCATGTCTGCTCCCACCTCGGCTACAGGACCCACTCCCCGCCCTGCTTTGCTGGCCTGCCTGGAGGAGTTGGAGCACAGAGCAGATGATAACCACCTGCCGCAGTACCTCCACCAG ATTGCTGAGGCCTTTGTGAACCAAGAAGACT ACCGGAGAGCTATTTGGTGCATACAGTTGGAGAGGCTCTATCACCAGAGACTACTGGAAAACCTCAGTTCTCTACAGAAGCAGTGGG AACGCAGCTGTAGAAGCACCTCGACCTCTGATCTGGAAACCCAGCTCGACACCCTCGCACACATCTGTCAGACACACAACAG ACCGGCTGCTAGCAATGCTCTG tGTGCGTCTTTAGAGCTTCTGAAGGCTTCTATGACTCACGACGAAAAGCCTCCGGGTGAGCTGACCTCATGCACCtcag GCCATTTGACTGAAGGAGAGTTGGAGGTGGGGCAGAGAGACACCGAAACCCGCCTCACGGGGAAGATGCAACCAATCAAATCCTCTACAGGCATGGATCATTTTGATGATGTGCGGCCAACAgctggagaggagagcgctggaACAAGCAACGGACTGGGAGGGAGAGCGGTTCACACAGCTCCACCTATCACAGCAGGAAGTGGGATCCCCCCCGCCACCGGGGCAGAAATGGACTGGTCCAAACCTGCTGGGAGCCAGGGTGTGGAGGGAGAGGCGACACAGGAGAagcacagagaggaagaggaggagaggggatcaTGGGAGTCTCAAGAGGATGCACATGCTCTGGAGATGGAGgataaggggggaggaggagaggtggaggaggagggtggagaagCTGTCCCCGAGGATACAGAGTTGAGGGGGATAGAGGAGGTAGTGCCACTGCTGCAGCAAGAAGCCGTTGCTGAGGAGAACCAGTGGGAGGTGACCCAGCTGGGCCTTCACTCCCAG ccgtgggaggaggaaggagcccagctagagcaggaggagcaggattaTGGACCAGACATCATCAAAGAATCCTACCATCTAGACGACCAGGCCAAACTCATCTCTGtagaggag GTGATGCCTGCCTGTGGCCTGATCTCCATACTGAAGaagcgcagtgtgtgtgtgtctgagtgcccTGAACCCGTCAAAGCTGCCGCTAAGAGACGGGTGCGTTTCAAAGTCGCTGACGACGGATACAATCAAG AGGTCGGAGGAGGGGACTCGtgcctgctcctcttcctgcttTGCCTCGTCACCGTGGTGATCAGTGTCGGAGGGACGGCTCTCTACTGCGCCCTGGGCGACGCCCACTCCACCGTCTGCCAGGACTTCTCCCGCAACGCAGACTTCTACGTGGGCCAGATGCAGCGCGGCATCTCCCACCTGCAGCACTGGCTGGCGCCCGGGTCGTAG
- the cnsta gene encoding consortin isoform X1, protein MDHGGQCEWEAPVMSQCEGDRISDNPPCPKPLGSQNLNLTETRTPCRTNTLTREHSPVEDIGVCKPGQSPSDNNGVVPDTFPLGSRDDEDEGEDELMKEVDESEESSGFIDSRSPSTPMTDSSFSETGSLLETPFSPGTSPVPSSPLNIGAAPGVSYPLYGPVQPGQQDPDVDSRFPNTVSGDAGGGFVSCTAGHTYTTGPVGSPRLTCTSTSGPAGPSTPPCIDGAITTAGIEALNSSSWSTTSETVHSTGPTCSNASVLGSDGEPMPPKTEGSTSTEACHVDLSTSVAGQISATTETPGTRPTPCSTEPFHSQTAPKGSVSLVTCAKGPSTSSTPGHTSMSAPTSATGPTPRPALLACLEELEHRADDNHLPQYLHQIAEAFVNQEDYRRAIWCIQLERLYHQRLLENLSSLQKQWERSCRSTSTSDLETQLDTLAHICQTHNRPAASNALCASLELLKASMTHDEKPPGELTSCTSGHLTEGELEVGQRDTETRLTGKMQPIKSSTGMDHFDDVRPTAGEESAGTSNGLGGRAVHTAPPITAGSGIPPATGAEMDWSKPAGSQGVEGEATQEKHREEEEERGSWESQEDAHALEMEDKGGGGEVEEEGGEAVPEDTELRGIEEVVPLLQQEAVAEENQWEVTQLGLHSQPWEEEGAQLEQEEQDYGPDIIKESYHLDDQAKLISVEEVMPACGLISILKKRSVCVSECPEPVKAAAKRRVRFKVADDGYNQEVGGGDSCLLLFLLCLVTVVISVGGTALYCALGDAHSTVCQDFSRNADFYVGQMQRGISHLQHWLAPGS, encoded by the exons ATGGATCATGGTG GTCAGTGTGAGTGGGAGGCTCCGGTCATGTCCCAGTGTGAGGGGGACCGAATTAGTGACAACCCGCCATGCCCCAAGCCCCTTGGCAGCCAGAACCTTAACCTGACAGAGACGCGTACACCCTGTCGGACAAACACGCTCACAAGAGAGCACTCCCCAGTGGAGGACATCGGGGTTTGCAAACCCGGGCAGAGTCCCTCTGACAACAACGGTGTGGTCCCGGACACCTTCCCATTAGGGAGCAGAGACGACGAGGACGAAGGTGAAGATGAGCTGATGAAGGAGGTGGACGAATCAGAGGAATCCTCCGGTTTTATTGACTCCCGGTCGCCAAGCACCCCCATGACcgactcctccttctccgaAACCG GCAGTCTGCTAGAGACCCCCTTCAGCCCAGGCACCAGCCCAGTGCCTTCCTCTCCTCTGAATATTGGGGCTGCTCCCGGGGTCTCGTACCCTCTATATGGCCCAGTGCAACCCGGTCAGCAGGATCCAGACGTGGACTCCCGTTTCCCAAACACTGTGTCTGGAGATGCAGGTGGAGGATTTGTTTCCTGCACCGCTGGGCACACCTACACGACTGGACCTGTTGGATCTCCTCGATTAACATGCACATCAACCTCGGGGCCCGCCGGCCCTTCCACGCCCCCGTGCATCGATGGAGCCATAACAACCGCCGGGATAGAGGCTTTGAACTCATCGAGTTGGTCCACTACCTCGGAGACGGTGCATTCCACCGGGCCTACCTGTAGCAACGCATCCGTCCTTGGTTCGGACGGGGAACCTATGCCTCCCAAAACAGAAGGCAGCACGTCAACAGAAGCTTGCCATGTAGATCTCTCCACTTCTGTTGCAGGACAGATCAGCGCCACGACCGAAACCCCTGGTACTCGACCCACCCCCTGCAGCACAGAACCCTTCCACTCTCAAACAGCACCCAAAGGATCCGTCTCCCTTGTCACCTGCGCCAAGgggccctccacctcctccacacccGGGCACACCTCCATGTCTGCTCCCACCTCGGCTACAGGACCCACTCCCCGCCCTGCTTTGCTGGCCTGCCTGGAGGAGTTGGAGCACAGAGCAGATGATAACCACCTGCCGCAGTACCTCCACCAG ATTGCTGAGGCCTTTGTGAACCAAGAAGACT ACCGGAGAGCTATTTGGTGCATACAGTTGGAGAGGCTCTATCACCAGAGACTACTGGAAAACCTCAGTTCTCTACAGAAGCAGTGGG AACGCAGCTGTAGAAGCACCTCGACCTCTGATCTGGAAACCCAGCTCGACACCCTCGCACACATCTGTCAGACACACAACAG ACCGGCTGCTAGCAATGCTCTG tGTGCGTCTTTAGAGCTTCTGAAGGCTTCTATGACTCACGACGAAAAGCCTCCGGGTGAGCTGACCTCATGCACCtcag GCCATTTGACTGAAGGAGAGTTGGAGGTGGGGCAGAGAGACACCGAAACCCGCCTCACGGGGAAGATGCAACCAATCAAATCCTCTACAGGCATGGATCATTTTGATGATGTGCGGCCAACAgctggagaggagagcgctggaACAAGCAACGGACTGGGAGGGAGAGCGGTTCACACAGCTCCACCTATCACAGCAGGAAGTGGGATCCCCCCCGCCACCGGGGCAGAAATGGACTGGTCCAAACCTGCTGGGAGCCAGGGTGTGGAGGGAGAGGCGACACAGGAGAagcacagagaggaagaggaggagaggggatcaTGGGAGTCTCAAGAGGATGCACATGCTCTGGAGATGGAGgataaggggggaggaggagaggtggaggaggagggtggagaagCTGTCCCCGAGGATACAGAGTTGAGGGGGATAGAGGAGGTAGTGCCACTGCTGCAGCAAGAAGCCGTTGCTGAGGAGAACCAGTGGGAGGTGACCCAGCTGGGCCTTCACTCCCAG ccgtgggaggaggaaggagcccagctagagcaggaggagcaggattaTGGACCAGACATCATCAAAGAATCCTACCATCTAGACGACCAGGCCAAACTCATCTCTGtagaggag GTGATGCCTGCCTGTGGCCTGATCTCCATACTGAAGaagcgcagtgtgtgtgtgtctgagtgcccTGAACCCGTCAAAGCTGCCGCTAAGAGACGGGTGCGTTTCAAAGTCGCTGACGACGGATACAATCAAG AGGTCGGAGGAGGGGACTCGtgcctgctcctcttcctgcttTGCCTCGTCACCGTGGTGATCAGTGTCGGAGGGACGGCTCTCTACTGCGCCCTGGGCGACGCCCACTCCACCGTCTGCCAGGACTTCTCCCGCAACGCAGACTTCTACGTGGGCCAGATGCAGCGCGGCATCTCCCACCTGCAGCACTGGCTGGCGCCCGGGTCGTAG